A single genomic interval of Zingiber officinale cultivar Zhangliang chromosome 4A, Zo_v1.1, whole genome shotgun sequence harbors:
- the LOC121973785 gene encoding dirigent protein 21-like translates to MATAFRSSSSSTILPILLVAAVSLTAAGATVTHLHFFWHDLVTAPNPTAVTVTQPVDPSSGFGATVVIDDAMTEGPEPSSTPVGRAQGFYVVVSRNASDSSLLMAMNLALTSPEYNGSTISIMGRNPVLNHEREIPVVGGTGHFRQGRGYALLKTYSFNATTGNAVVEYDVYVTH, encoded by the coding sequence ATGGCCACGGCCTTCCGCTCTTCCTCCTCATCCACCATCCTCCCTATCCTCCTCGTCGCCGCCGTCTCCCTCACCGCCGCCGGCGCGACGGTGACCCACCTCCACTTCTTCTGGCACGACCTCGTGACCGCCCCAAACCCCACCGCCGTCACCGTCACGCAGCCGGTCGACCCCTCCAGCGGCTTCGGCGCGACGGTGGTGATCGACGACGCGATGACGGAGGGGCCGGAACCCTCGTCGACGCCGGTCGGCCGGGCGCAGGGGTTCTACGTGGTGGTCTCCCGGAACGCCTCCGACTCGTCCCTGCTCATGGCCATGAACCTGGCTCTGACTTCGCCCGAGTACAACGGGAGCACCATCTCCATTATGGGCCGTAACCCGGTGCTCAACCATGAGCGGGAGATACCCGTGGTCGGCGGCACCGGCCACTTCCGGCAGGGCCGCGGCTACGCCCTGCTCAAGACCTACAGCTTCAACGCTACCACGGGGAACGCCGTCGTAGAGTACGATGTCTACGTAACGCATTAG